In the Populus trichocarpa isolate Nisqually-1 chromosome 8, P.trichocarpa_v4.1, whole genome shotgun sequence genome, AGATTTCTGAAAGGATGCTTTACTTCTTTTGCCATTCGGCTTGCTTCAACGAGCTCCAAGAACTCTGGTTCAATATTATCTGTACCACGAATCTTTCTAAGTACAGATTTTCCTTCATCTAGCCGACCACGCTCAATGAGGCTGTTAGGGGTTTCTAACACCAGGAGAGCCCCTCCGGTTAAAAGAACTGCCGGAATACCAGCCAGGCCCAGTGAGAGTCTCCAACCCCATCCTCCTTTAATTCTGTTTACATGAGGCACACCGCAAATATAATTACCAAATTAAGAATTGGCagcaaaagtaaaaatatatcctTAATCTGGAATCTTCCTAATTTCATGTGGCTTGTGACGTCTATAGAAAATGGCACTAGACTATCACTATAGGAGAGCGCATCTGATTGCACAAATGACAAATATGTCGACTGTCATGgacaaaaagaaattgaaataggGGAAAAAACAATCGGATATGgacaattgaaatttatttcctCAAAAAGTCGAGCaaagatttcttttcttttaattgttatactTAAAGCCAAACCACTCCCGTACTGgtattcatccgacaagaatttttcttctcttgatgGTAGGCAACGAAGCTGCTGATCTCAAGTATTTCAAACTCAATCCTTAACCTTAGTGTTCAACAGTGAAGCAGTGGGCATTTGATATTTGTGCAAAGGAGAAGAGCCCATGCTTCTTTTAGTAAATTCGAACGAAAAAAATTCCCGAGTTCTAATTCCATCAATTCCTGCCAAGTGATCATCTGTCCAGGCCACAAGAAGTTTGACACCAATATGATGACAGAAGATGTTATAATATTGCAACAGTAACTAATTCCACAAACTACTTCCTCTATGTTTCTCCTTCTGATTAATTCTGGAATAAGTAAGGTTTTAGGAAGAGAAGACTTACTTTGCAGTCCCATAATTGACAAGGTTGGCAAAGAGAATGCCAACGGTCACATTGAGCTGGAAAAGTATGTTTAATCCTCCACGAATTCTTGTGGGTGCTATCTCAGATAAAAATAGGGGCACAGCCTGTCATgtattgaaaatttgaaattgagatCATCAGTATAATTAACAGAAGACTATTTTCCATTTCTTGACAAGAAATTAAAACGCCTCTGATAAGTAGCATGACGGCCCAATTGACGTGCTCGCAACATAATAAGATTCTCACCACCATCTCAATGTATTAGACAGAAATACATAATTAACAGTCAAAGAAGCATTCGAATCTCAAATGACAAATTGAACTGATTGATCAGAACAAGTTTCAACAATCTTTGGCTGTTAAAACAGCTggcatattaatataaaatttaagttggtttcatttgaatttggagcaaaaaaatgttcaaattaTTGAGCTGGAACATTGTATTAGACAATCAaagtatttaaagaaaaaaaaaaaccctacccTCCATCTATTCAAATCTTAATTTAGGACAGCTCTTAAGGTTTTCCACACAAGCAGTTGAATTTAAGGTCCAAGGATAAGGTAAATAATTCAAAGATATACATCAATTAGGCTACATATCTAGAAGTTGGAAACAAAGCGTCTACAGCCTTCAGCCCTTCACAATCAAGTTAttcaataggaaaaaaaaaaaaagtacttttcGAAGAAAATCTTTCTTTAGGCAAGAGGGAAGGCACTATGAAACTCGCTGTTTCTGGACAAAAAGCTAACCATTCTTGTCGTATGACACTTTTTATGATCAGgccaagaaaaagagagagaaaagatatCAATCACGTGTAAGAGCATCAAATGGCTAGAATGTAAACTTGGCACGCGATCGGAGAGAAACTAATTGGTGTTTTTATCATGGAAATGCAATTTAATTACATTTCTAATGTATAGCAATGGATTAACCAACaaatttgaaaaggaaatgaTGTCGGCAAGACATCAGGATATTGCTAGGTCCTCCTCGTCTGCTTAATTAACTATCTTGCCTATATGCCTCCTCAGAAACTACCCTCAGCCCACTTGATAACCAATTCTCACATTCTACTCTTGACTCCTAAATATGTGAGAAGCGACGGTTTAAATgtagtgtgtgttttttttcaatttaagccAGCTAGATGTCCAGGATTCTTTGACTTATCAAATAGAAACATATGGTCTGAGGTcataattgagttttaaatgCAACAAATTATAAACCTTAGAAAATGATGTGGTAGCGCAGttgatatatacacacacacgaaCCTGGTTAGCAAAACCAACTCCACAGCCAAGAAAAATCCTTCCAATAATGAGCATGGCAAGGTCTTGAGCAGCAGCATTTAGCACCACACCAAGTATAAAGAAAAAGCCAGCAATCAACATGGTTGGCTTCCGGCCTAGCCTTCTAGTAGTCCAAGATGCAAAGAAAGTTGCTATCAAGCCAGCCAAGTAGAGTGATGATGTGAACAATTGCAAGTTCTGATTATCGTACTTGCAATAATTGCTATTGAGATTGGGATCCTGGGTTTTCCCATAAACTTCTGGGAAGAACTTTTCCAAGAAATCAGGCATTGATGTAACACCACCTACAACATCATCATCGTCttcatcatgtattaattacgcatccataaattaataacatcatcCAGTTTTTTCATCAAGTTAAACAACCAAGTAGCCTAAAGTTTCAgcggaaaaaaaaggaaaaaaggagcCTAGaaggaatttttaaaaacagcAAAATATAACAGGGgtggaaaattaattttaagaggaAGTGATGGTGATGTGGGCCCGGGTAGATtctttatatttctattttatatttttgtgtgtgtaaaTCGAAGCTTAAAGCCCATCTATATATTTCTAGTGGTAAACAACCAAACGGTTCTCTCTCAGCTGGCAAAACTTTAACAAACGAACGAACTCCTCATGCATGTCACTGTATTTCTTAAACTACCCGCGTTCTATAACAAATAACGGGGGTATTATAGTATTTTTGAAGACAACAGAACCTTCCCGTCTGTTTGGCGGGAGTTGCTCTTTGCGGAGATCTGCACGCACTCTAAGCATAAAGTTCTCAGTTAATTTTATGACATACACGCAGTTTTTGCCTTCAAATCTTTAGCTTGTAAAggagatagttttttttcagagaaaaaaaaggaactgACTTAAGTTCAAGTTTTACAAAGGATGTTGCTAAGAAACTTCAAAGAATAATGAAAACGAAATGAACAGTTAGAGAAGGCCAATGATTATAATAACCTGAAACACCAACGTCATAGCCAAACATGAGACCACCAGTAGCAGCCATTATGCAAGAAAGGATGACAATCGGCGTTATCTTGGCCTCAAACTTCACTCCCCCGGCCGTCGCCGTTGCAAATCCTCCGGCAGGCATTTTTACAAATAACAAAGTAAACTCAAAAGGAAAGTACTATCTTCtctctaaagaaaaaaagaacgagAGAGAGGATAGCCGAAGAGGAGGGGACTAGTTTCTTTTCTGTTGTGCGCAAATACTTATGAAATGGATTGTTCTGATACAGCGCCTCGTTAATGAGTTCTTATAGACGCGCGAGAGGGAGCgagcaaaaacaaaatggattaTGTGTGGTGGGGCACCCACGTTCTGATGTTTCCACGTGGTGATTTAGATCGTTTTTATAATTAGTGTGTTTGTGGCTAGGAggtttgatggttttttttttttaatttaaagtataattattttaaagtataaattataactacaaaaattaaaaatacatgtttttttatgtgattctcaataaaaaaaactaaaaccatcTCGAAACCAAACACTCGTCTGGCTAGTCAACGAACGGCTTTAATTTAAACCTCACAAGACTCCAAACTCTAAATTCAGTCTAGAGGATAACTGGATAAGTAAACTAATGAAgccattttgattttcttttctttgtttttttttttttagtgagtgaaaataaaatcaaaagcatgTGTTGCTGGGCTAGCTAGCTTAGCTCGAAGCACAAACAAGTCTTGAACAATGCCAAATTGCCCTTAAGGAGTGCTGATGTTtattaattaactcaatttgATTCTTCCAAGCTTCGAGGATGTTAGTCCGTAGTTGAAAGGGAAGAAAACAATCAGAGGAGCTGTAATAATTTCGAGGGAGAGAAAGTTTTGTATACAGAGAGCACTGCCGAGCACTTTAAGCGAAGTCATAGTGGCCCTTGATTACTCTAATGAATTTCGCGGTACCAAACAATCATGAACCCAGAAACAAATCATGCCTTTGCAAAGTGCAAATGATATCATCATCCTTGCGTTCACAGCAAAAAGAGAAGGTGATTTAACTAAAACTGCCATGATTTTGTTTACAATTAATTAGCAATATTCTAGGCCAGATAAGTAGGTTTTAGCAATAATTTATGATGCCTGATGAGGTGCTCGTGCTTGGATTAGCCTTGGATCATAAAATGAATTGCAGTTTCTCATTGCCACCACATGTATTTCTGTGGTGGATTGGAGGTTT is a window encoding:
- the LOC7457864 gene encoding sugar transport protein 13 isoform X2 — translated: MPAGGFATATAGGVKFEAKITPIVILSCIMAATGGLMFGYDVGVSGGVTSMPDFLEKFFPEVYGKTQDPNLNSNYCKYDNQNLQLFTSSLYLAGLIATFFASWTTRRLGRKPTMLIAGFFFILGVVLNAAAQDLAMLIIGRIFLGCGVGFANQAVPLFLSEIAPTRIRGGLNILFQLNVTVGILFANLVNYGTAKIKGGWGWRLSLGLAGIPAVLLTGGALLVLETPNSLIERGRLDEGKSVLRKIRGTDNIEPEFLELVEASRMAKEVKHPFRNLLKRRNWPQLSITIALQIFQQFTGINAIMFYAPVLFDTVGFGSDAALYSAVIIGAVNVLSTCVSIYSVDKVGRRMLLLEAGVQMFFSQVVIAIILGVKVTDDSNDLHRGYGILVVVMVCTFVSAFAWSWGPLGWLIPSETFPLETRSAGQSVTVCVNLIFTFVMAQAFLSMLCTLKFGIFLFFSGWVFIMSIFVVFLLPETKNIPIEEMTDTVWKKHWFWKRFIDDNEEVPATGTKGDPLTEKWAH
- the LOC7457864 gene encoding sugar transport protein 13 isoform X1, with the translated sequence MPAGGFATATAGGVKFEAKITPIVILSCIMAATGGLMFGYDVGVSDDDDVVGGVTSMPDFLEKFFPEVYGKTQDPNLNSNYCKYDNQNLQLFTSSLYLAGLIATFFASWTTRRLGRKPTMLIAGFFFILGVVLNAAAQDLAMLIIGRIFLGCGVGFANQAVPLFLSEIAPTRIRGGLNILFQLNVTVGILFANLVNYGTAKIKGGWGWRLSLGLAGIPAVLLTGGALLVLETPNSLIERGRLDEGKSVLRKIRGTDNIEPEFLELVEASRMAKEVKHPFRNLLKRRNWPQLSITIALQIFQQFTGINAIMFYAPVLFDTVGFGSDAALYSAVIIGAVNVLSTCVSIYSVDKVGRRMLLLEAGVQMFFSQVVIAIILGVKVTDDSNDLHRGYGILVVVMVCTFVSAFAWSWGPLGWLIPSETFPLETRSAGQSVTVCVNLIFTFVMAQAFLSMLCTLKFGIFLFFSGWVFIMSIFVVFLLPETKNIPIEEMTDTVWKKHWFWKRFIDDNEEVPATGTKGDPLTEKWAH